A DNA window from Leopardus geoffroyi isolate Oge1 chromosome A1, O.geoffroyi_Oge1_pat1.0, whole genome shotgun sequence contains the following coding sequences:
- the CKMT2 gene encoding creatine kinase S-type, mitochondrial: MASVFSKLLTGRNASLLLATVGTGALTTGYLLNRQNLCAEARGQHRLFPPSADYPDLRKHNNCMAECLTPAIYAKLRNKVTPNGYTLDQCIQTGVDNPGHPFIKTVGMVAGDEESYEVFADLFDPVIKLRHNGYDPRVMKHPTDLDASKITQGQFDERYVLSSRVRTGRSIRGLSLPPACTRAERREVENVAITALEGLKGDLAGRYYKLSEMTEQDQQRLIDDHFLFDKPVSPLLTCAGMARDWPDARGIWHNYDKTFLIWINEEDHTRVISMEKGGNMKRVFERFCRGLKEVERLIQERGWEFMWNERLGYILTCPSNLGTGLRAGVHVRIPKLSKDPRFSKILENLRLQKRGTGGVDTAAVADVYDISNIDRIGRSEVELVQIVIDGVNYLVDCEKKLERGQDIKVPPPLPQFGRK; this comes from the exons ATGGCCAGTGTCTTCTCTAAGCTGCTAACTGGCCGCAATGCTTCTCTGTTACTTGCTACCGTGGGCACCGGTGCCCTGACCACCGGCTACCTGCTGAACCGGCAGAACCTGTGTGCTGAGGCCCGGGGGCAGCACAGGCTGTTCCCACCAAG TGCGGACTACCCTGATCTGCGCAAGCACAACAACTGTATGGCCGAGTGCCTCACCCCAGCCATTTACGCCAAGCTCCGCAACAAGGTGACCCCCAATGGCTACACCCTGGACCAGTGTATCCAGACTGGAGTGGACAACCCAGGCCATCCCTTCATAAAGACTGTAGGCATGGTGGCTGGTGACGAGGAGTCCTATGAG GTGTTTGCTGACCTTTTTGATCCTGTCATCAAACTAAGGCACAATGGCTATGACCCCAGGGTGATGAAGCACCCCACGGATCTGGATGCATCCAAG ATCACACAGGGGCAGTTTGATGAGCGCTACGTGCTGTCATCTCGGGTGCGTACAGGCCGCAGCATCCGCGGGCTGAGTCTGCCACCTGCCTGCACCCGGGCTGAGCGGAGGGAGGTAGAGAATGTGGCCATCACGGCCCTGGAGGGCCTCAAAGGGGACCTGGCAGGCCGCTACTACAAGCTGTCTGAGATGACGGAGCAGGACCAGCAACGGCTCATAGAC GACCACTTTCTATTTGATAAGCCAGTATCCCCTTTATTAACATGTGCTGGGATGGCCCGTGACTGGCCAGATGCCAGGGGAATCTG GCATAATTATGACAAGACATTTCTCATCTGGATTAATGAGGAAGACCATACCAGGGTAATCTCTATGGAAAAAGGAGGCAATATGAAAAGAGTATTTGAGCGATTCTGTCGTGGACTAAAAGAA GTAGAACGCCTAATCCAAGAGCGAGGCTGGGAATTCATGTGGAATGAGCGACTAGGCTACATCCTGACCTGCCCTTCGAACCTTGGCACAGGATTACGGGCTGGTGTCCATGTTAGGATCCCCAAGCTCAGCAAG GATCCACGCTTTTCCAAGATCCTGGAAAACCTAAGGCTCCAGAAACGCGGCACAGGTGGTGTGGACACGGCAGCAGTGGCAGATGTTTATGATATTTCCAACATAGATCGAATTGGTCGATCAGAG